Within the Aspergillus luchuensis IFO 4308 DNA, chromosome 5, nearly complete sequence genome, the region TTGCGCCACGTCAGACAACTTATCATGGTGCGCTGACTAGACAGTTGGGTTTTGCTGTTGGGATTCCGCTTGGGTCTGCCCAGAGTGGTCGGAGTCCGCACCCGGCGTTCCACCCGACGACATGTGGGCCTCAACCTGGGATTTCCATTTCTCGAGACTCTTTACGCGTTGCAGTAgagcttgttgctgctggtacGTAAGACCAACCATTTTTCGCATTTCCGTTCGGAATAACGTTCCCTGCTGTCTTCTAGCCGTCAGGGAATGCTGCTGTTGGGCGATTGCAATTTGAACGCTTATACCTCGCTGCGATGCCAAGGCTCGCTGTGATAGAACAAAAGGGGCTGAAAGGGCCAGTTACAAATATAATACCATGATTTTACGATTAGAGAAATTGGCATATATATTGCATTCCGTCTCCCCAGTACGAGACTCGCCATGCACTCCTCGATTCCCTATCTTATCACGCCAAGTGTACTGTGCTAAAAAGTCTGTTTCCAGTATCCGTCGAGCCCCTGCCTGTGTATTTGTTGGCCGAGAGACGAAGGGCAACAAGGTTGATGTTCCCCTCGCGCGCAAAAGTGTGAAGCGGACTGCGGACAGACACAGCCTGCTTCTGAACCACACCAGCCACTACCACAATTTGTATGGCCGTATTGATCTCACGGATATGCTGCGCCATTTGCAAGACAGACTTTCCAGTATTGATGACTGAATCTACAAGTATGACAATGTTTCTGTCTTTCAAATGTGTTTCCTCAATGTCCGCCACACAACGAGCGTGTAGGAACATCGCATTCGGAAATGCATCACTGACCCCGAAGGCCATTGGCTCCCCTCCCCGCATCAGTGCTATTATTGCTGTCCTCAACTcttggaagagctggaaCCCGTCAGTAGTATGCCCCTGCACGTGAGGTATCTGAATTGTCTCGAGGCCTAGTAGGTCAGACAGGTGGGTTATTGATAAGTAGTATCCAACGCGTCGATGCGCTTCTCTGAGGAGAGGACCACTAATTCTGGCGTCCCGCGTAGCCGTCGCTAATAGCTTGGCTGCGTTCGTATCCGTACTGTGGCACACACGGAATCGAAAGTCAATTGAGCCCATCAGTGACTCCAGTCGAACTGTAGGAAGCCTTTCTGCATCTAGGCGTGATGGTATCCCTTCCGGTAGGAGTAATTGGCGCGCGCGCAGTAGACCACTATCGATAGCCGTTGCTAGTTTAGTCTCCATTGATTGGCTTCTGGTGCTAACGtcccccacaacaacaatagcTTCATCGGCTCTGCTCAGCATGCCGAGATCGAGCGGGCTATCACCGAAAGCCCAGACATACGCGCAGTACACTTCTTTGAGACGGTCCACTATTGCCGCCTTCACACCAGGGGTGACAGCAAATCCATCTGAAATGCGACCACCTCCGATGACGACAACCTTGCGAGAGAGACCAATCTTATCGAGAATCTTAGTCCACACTGCACGCAACCCGCAGGTCACGATCACTGCACCAATATGCTCTTTAGATTGGGCATGGCGTAGTAACGAGAGCATTTCGGGATACAATTCGACTGAAGACGCCACGCGCGTACAGATCTCATCAAGTTCGTCGTCGTCAAATGATTGCTCATAGAGCAATGATACCTGGCGAAACGCAGCATATGAGTATCTCAGATGGCTACTGAAGATAGCCTTCAATGGTGTCACATCATTTTGTCGAGGGGTACATGCCCGCCACAACATGTCTCCAGTATCCTCAGCAGTCAAGGTTCTGTCCCCGTCCAGGACTAGGAAAGTGTCGATGGAATTGGTATGACTAAAGCGCAAGGAATCATCAAGAGAGTCCATCGCGACGCTCAAGTTGTAGATCTCGTCGTGCTTTTGAAAGTCCAACAAAAGACGTTTTATACCAGCAACATTCTCCGATCGTACCAGACAGAACAGGATACTGTGGTCGTAGCAAAGCTGACGCAAAGACGTTCTTTCGGCCTCAACCCATTGCTGAATCGCGCGAACAGGCAGCTCCACCCTGTACTTTTGCGTGTCCTGCTGGCGCCGCTGCCACACTACGTTGGCGGACTCATCCAGATACAGTATGTGTGTAAAGACCTCAAGGTCGCTCTCTGTGAGGACCGTTTCCAGGGCACCTTGCTCAGAGCAAAACATAAAATGCCCGGTGACGACGGCAATCTTTCCCGTTTCGATTGACGTTCTTCTGATGGTTTCGATGGCCTGCTTGCGCCAGCaggctttttctcctccctctagCGACTGGAAGGCCTCGAGTCCACCAGGTACAATATCGGCAATAACAGCGGAGCCTTCATGGTAGTTGAAtaattcttcatccaattCTCGTTTCAGTCGATCAAGTAGAAATGATTTTCCCACCCCTGATATTCCATAAAGACCAATAACCACTGCTTTATGAGGCACACAATGACTGCTGCCCTCGCGTGAACAATGGCCAGCGTTATCCATTGTCGGCTCGTATGAGAGTCAGTAGGGGCCTTCCGAGACAAGTTCGGTCAATATATCTTGTGGACTATCCAGAGTCGTCTATGAAGAGTGGCTACTTATGCTATCGCAAAGAGCGGTGCTGGCTTATGAATCAAGTAAGCATGGAAAATGGGCCCCTCTCTTGACGGATGTACATTTGAGCTTTCAAGACAAGGGTACTACTAAGAAGGCCACGCCTCGTAGTCAACTTGCTCTCGACTAGACCCCAATCAGGCGAGCCGATAACTGTTCGAGTTTTATAGCCTACATCGTTGGAGC harbors:
- a CDS encoding uncharacterized protein (COG:S;~EggNog:ENOG410PHAM;~InterPro:IPR029057,IPR000836,IPR027417,IPR036412, IPR023214;~PFAM:PF12710,PF14681,PF13207;~go_process: GO:0009116 - nucleoside metabolic process [Evidence IEA]) — protein: MDNAGHCSREGSSHCVPHKAVVIGLYGISGVGKSFLLDRLKRELDEELFNYHEGSAVIADIVPGGLEAFQSLEGGEKACWRKQAIETIRRTSIETGKIAVVTGHFMFCSEQGALETVLTESDLEVFTHILYLDESANVVWQRRQQDTQKYRVELPVRAIQQWVEAERTSLRQLCYDHSILFCLVRSENVAGIKRLLLDFQKHDEIYNLSVAMDSLDDSLRFSHTNSIDTFLVLDGDRTLTAEDTGDMLWRACTPRQNDVTPLKAIFSSHLRYSYAAFRQVSLLYEQSFDDDELDEICTRVASSVELYPEMLSLLRHAQSKEHIGAVIVTCGLRAVWTKILDKIGLSRKVVVIGGGRISDGFAVTPGVKAAIVDRLKEVYCAYVWAFGDSPLDLGMLSRADEAIVVVGDVSTRSQSMETKLATAIDSGLLRARQLLLPEGIPSRLDAERLPTVRLESLMGSIDFRFRVCHSTDTNAAKLLATATRDARISGPLLREAHRRVGYYLSITHLSDLLGLETIQIPHVQGHTTDGFQLFQELRTAIIALMRGGEPMAFGVSDAFPNAMFLHARCVADIEETHLKDRNIVILVDSVINTGKSVLQMAQHIREINTAIQIVVVAGVVQKQAVSVRSPLHTFAREGNINLVALRLSANKYTGRGSTDTGNRLFSTVHLA